One region of Triticum aestivum cultivar Chinese Spring chromosome 6B, IWGSC CS RefSeq v2.1, whole genome shotgun sequence genomic DNA includes:
- the LOC123134194 gene encoding BAG family molecular chaperone regulator 1-like → MIQKVKATMIKLRYSKRLFKRSSWSKASAGGGHGSVGGGGEIEWEVRPGGMLVQKRDGGRAEEVIMVRVSTGFSWHDVSIGATRTFGELKVMLSMVTGLEPREQRLLFKGKEREDTDHLHMVGVRDKDKVLLLEDPALKDMKLRAARAVAAQVTQNPRQPFIQV, encoded by the exons ATGATACAGAAAGTTAAGGCAACCATGATCAAGCTGAGGTACTCCAAGAGGCTGTTCAAGAGGAGCTCCTGGTCGAAGGCCAGTGCTGGCGGCGGCCATGGCAGTGTCGGCGGCGGTGGGGAGATAGAGTGGGAGGTGAGACCGGGAGGGATGCTGGTGCAGAAGAGGGACGGGGGGCGGGCGGAGGAGGTGATCATGGTGAGGGTGTCCACTGGATTCTCATGGCATGATGTCTCCATTGGGGCCACACGCACTTTTG GGGAACTGAAGGTGATGCTGTCCATGGTGACCGGGCTGGAGCCGAGGGAGCAGAGGCTGCTGTTCaaggggaaagagagggaggacaCTGACCACCTCCACATGGTTGGGGTGAGGGACAAGGACAAGGTACTCCTTCTCGAGGACCCTGCCCTCAAGGATATGAAGCTCCGTGCGGCGAGAGCGGTTGCGGCACAGGTCACGCAAAACCCGCGCCAGCCTTTTATCCAGGTGTAG